A genome region from Tenebrio molitor chromosome 4, icTenMoli1.1, whole genome shotgun sequence includes the following:
- the LOC138129080 gene encoding myotubularin-related protein 3 isoform X5 — MDTTDQPNSICHVLPIQMYQLPSCDTPLELPFKLLTGEAVCHHGKTVDGLVVLSNYRLYLQNGDNHHHLPLGLVELVEHRDLFYLHIACKDARTYRCTFGNNETCMEWFDRIAKAAEPPRQIDQIFAFYHFIWAKDKGGDEVQERITNLRQYTFDQRLFRDEMERLQFAGDSWRISEANRNYKLCPTYPPYLIVPSCINDETLECVAKFRSSRRIPAVVWRHSGNGAVIARCSQPEVGWLGWRSSEDEDLIKAISEACNFDQRNDKETMLSHSPGSLHSEDSLQIAPSGLANKEKKVLIMDARSYTTAVANRARGGGCECPEYYPNCEIQFMNLANIHSIRKSFNALRLLCTSSADQPNWFSQLEGTRWLQHMSGLMKAAVTLVNAVEREARPVLVHCSDGWDRTPQIVALAELLLDPFYRTIDGFRILIEREWLAFGHKFADRCGHSSNDDANERCPVFLQWLDCVHQLLLQFSCAFEFSHSYLVKLAQHIYSNLYGTFLCNTFQERMKIVNGKTFSVWEFLNSPRFRNHLYASPGNSCGSKVLWPQCNVRDLHLWHEVYLGSWEANFSTDGGSGSCPGPPESSPSHMTKTRSYGDLINAADVYPSQFRRSSDPSINIDKKLVMSQENASAQQEVVVANGRPKMPHPTSDGGDADECYKDCTFKEVNGGGESTFKANGIAAASTTDGDYLRDHVINGDKTDCNGREDDVRDAMKNIRLDEETTPSHGPAAADADSDNELTEKSESRSENTICGEVGAAEVKSVDTSTDTLVSESHNFSSSPLEVNGFEKLQSPEGGGVDAVDGYKLCAQNLKFVNKTDASKNGTSPYYSRTSSSSGWDPGLPHRPWHQSHPYNLGDDGLIPVTSVAQERLWQIIQEHRRKEELLEKEVHTYRQALIKQLCHKCNNNDSEKIDDASDTESESSIRSGPSSPQRISSPVTNKRGSVVESVYSGGEGQASAVESLRSDLSWEALEDNAIPTECTLWVPDHAVSRCTGCQTEFWVGKRKHHCRKCGRIFCASCSENSTPLPSEQLYNPVRVCTGCYSKLRRDCGEVPDQCKHTNGQPTNSNPQITASSN, encoded by the exons ATGGACACGACCGATCAGCCAAACTCCATATGCCACGTCCTGCCGATCCAGATGTACCAACTGCCCAGTTGCGACACGCCCCTGGAACTGCCCTTCAAGCTGTTAACGGGGGAGGCGGTCTGCCACCACGGGAAGACCGTCGACGGCCTCGTAGTACTCAGCAATTACCGTCTTTATCTCCAAAACGGCGACAATCACCATCACCTACCCTTAGGACTGGTCGAACTGGTGGAACATCGGGATCTGTTCTATCTACATATCGCCTGCAAGGACGCCAGGACCTATCG ATGCACCTTTGGCAACAACGAGACGTGCATGGAATGGTTCGACCGGATCGCAAAAGCTGCCGAGCCCCCACGCCAAATCGATCAGATTTTCGCGTTTTACCACTTCATCTGGGCCAAGGACAAGGGTGGCGATGAAGTCCAGGAGAGAATCACAAACTTAAGACAGTACACGTTCGACCAGAGACTGTTCAGGGATGAG ATGGAGCGACTGCAATTCGCCGGCGACTCCTGGAGGATCAGCGAGGCGAACAGGAACTACAAGCTGTGTCCCACCTACCCGCCCTACCTGATAGTCCCGTCTTGCATCAACGACGAGACGTTGGAGTGCGTCGCCAAGTTCAGGAGCTCGAGGAGGATCCCGGCGGTGGTGTGGAGGCACTCGGGGAACGGCGCTGTGATAGCGCGCTGCAGCCAGCCGGAAGTGGGCTGGTTGGGTTGGAGGTCCAGCGAAGACGAGGACCTGATCAAGGCCATCTCGGAAGCGTGCAACTTCGATCAGAGGAACGACAAGGAGACGATGCTGTCGCACTCGCCCGGTTCGCTCCATTCGGAGGACTCGCTCCAGATCGCGCCGTCCGGACTAGCAAACAAGGAGAAAAAGGTGTTGATCATGGACGCGAGGTCGTACACGACGGCGGTGGCGAATAGGGCGAGGGGGGGCGGTTGCGAGTGCCCCGAGTATTATCCGAACTGCGAGATACAGTTCATGAACCTGGCCAACATACATTCCATCCGGAAGAGTTTCAACGCCCTCAGGTTGCTCTGCACCTCTTCGGCCGACCAACCCAA TTGGTTCAGCCAGTTGGAAGGGACGCGCTGGTTGCAACACATGTCGGGGCTGATGAAGGCCGCCGTGACTTTGGTGAACGCCGTCGAGAGGGAGGCCAGGCCCGTGCTGGTGCACTGTTCCGACGGTTGGGACAGGACGCCCCAGATCGTGGCCCTCGCAGAGCTCCTGCTCGACCCCTTCTACAGGACGATCGAC GGCTTTCGCATTCTGATCGAGCGTGAATGGTTAGCTTTCGGCCACAAGTTCGCCGACAGGTGTGGCCACTCCAGCAACGACGACGCGAACGAACGATGTCCAGTCTTCTTGCAATGGTTGGATTGTGTCCATCAGCTTTTGCTCCAGTTCTCGTGCGCTTTTGAATTTTCACACTCTTATCTC GTAAAACTAGCTCAACACATCTATTCCAACCTGTACGGAACGTTTCTGTGTAACACTTTCCAAGAACGGATGAAAATCGTGAACGGCAAGACCTTCTCCGTGTGGGAGTTCCTGAACTCACCCCGCTTCAGGAACCACCTGTACGCCTCCCCCGGGAACAGCTGCGGGAGCAAG GTGCTGTGGCCCCAGTGTAACGTCCGCGACCTTCACCTCTGGCACGAGGTGTACCTCGGTTCTTGGGAGGCAAATTTTAGCACGGACGGCGGCTCCGGCTCGTGCCCCGGCCCGCCCGAGTCTTCCCCGTCGCACATGACCAAGACGCGGTCGTATGGCGACCTGATCAACGCCGCCGACGTCTACCCCAGCCAGTTCCGACGCAGCAGCGATCCCAGCATCAACATCGACAAGAAGCTGGTGATGTCTCAGGAAAACGCGTCGGCCCAGCAGGAGGTCGTGGTGGCGAACGGGCGGCCGAAAATGCCGCACCCGACCTCGGACGGCGGCGACGCCGACGAGTGTTACAAGGACTGCACGTTCAAGGAGGTGAACGGCGGCGGAGAGTCGACGTTCAAGGCGAACGGTATCGCCGCCGCCTCCACCACCGACGGTGATTACCTAAGAGACCATGTGATAAACGGTGATAAGACTGATTGTAACGGTCGCGAGGACGATGTACGCGACGCGATGAAGAACATTCGTCTGGACGAGGAGACGACGCCGTCCCACGGTCCCGCCGCCGCCGACGCGGACTCGGATAACGAACTGACGGAGAAGAGCGAGAGCAGGTCGGAGAACACGATCTGTGGGGAGGTCGGGGCGGCGGAGGTGAAGTCGGTGGACACCAGCACGGACACGCTGGTTTCAGAAAGTCACAATTTCAG TTCGTCACCCCTGGAGGTGAACGGTTTCGAGAAGCTCCAGAGTCCGGAAGGGGGCGGCGTCGACGCCGTGGACGGTTACAAGCTGTGcgctcaaaatttgaaattcgtCAACAAAACGGACGCGTCCAAGAACGGCACTTCCCCGTACTATTCGAGGACGTCGAGCAGCAGCGGTTGGGACCCGGGTCTGCCCCACAGACCCTGGCACCAGTCGCATCCGTACAACCTGGGAGACGACGGTTTGATACCTGTCACGTCAGTGGCACAAGAGAGGCTGTGGCAGATCATCCAGGAGCACAGG CGGAAGGAAGAACTCCTGGAGAAAGAGGTGCACACGTACAGACAAGCGCTGATCAAGCAACTCTGTCACAAGTGCAACAACAACGACAGCGAGAAGATCGACGATGCA TCCGATACCGAGTCGGAATCGTCTATACGGAGCGGACCGAGTAGTCCCCAAAGAATTTCGAGCCCCGTTACCAATAAAAGG GGTTCGGTGGTGGAGTCGGTGTACAGCGGCGGCGAGGGCCAGGCGTCCGCCGTCGAGTCCCTCCGGTCGGACCTGTCGTGGGAGGCCCTCGAGGACAACGCCATCCCGACGGAGTGCACGCTCTGGGTGCCGGACCACGCGGTCAGCCGGTGCACGGGCTGCCAGACCGAGTTTTGGGTCGGCAAGAGGAAACACCACTGCAG GAAATGCGGGCGGATTTTCTGCGCCAGCTGTTCGGAAAACAGCACGCCCCTCCCGTCCGAACAGTTGTACAACCCGGTGCGGGTCTGCACCGGATGCTACTCGAAGCTGAGAAGAGACTGCGGCGAAGTGCCGGACCAATGCAAGCACACCAACGGCCAGCCGACGAACAGCAACCCCCAGATAACGGCGTCCAGCAATTGA
- the LOC138129080 gene encoding myotubularin-related protein 3 isoform X4: MQRPGGVPAPSQTSTSEMVTPGAPLRDDETDHGAFANPPSMDTTDQPNSICHVLPIQMYQLPSCDTPLELPFKLLTGEAVCHHGKTVDGLVVLSNYRLYLQNGDNHHHLPLGLVELVEHRDLFYLHIACKDARTYRCTFGNNETCMEWFDRIAKAAEPPRQIDQIFAFYHFIWAKDKGGDEVQERITNLRQYTFDQRLFRDEMERLQFAGDSWRISEANRNYKLCPTYPPYLIVPSCINDETLECVAKFRSSRRIPAVVWRHSGNGAVIARCSQPEVGWLGWRSSEDEDLIKAISEACNFDQRNDKETMLSHSPGSLHSEDSLQIAPSGLANKEKKVLIMDARSYTTAVANRARGGGCECPEYYPNCEIQFMNLANIHSIRKSFNALRLLCTSSADQPNWFSQLEGTRWLQHMSGLMKAAVTLVNAVEREARPVLVHCSDGWDRTPQIVALAELLLDPFYRTIDGFRILIEREWLAFGHKFADRCGHSSNDDANERCPVFLQWLDCVHQLLLQFSCAFEFSHSYLVKLAQHIYSNLYGTFLCNTFQERMKIVNGKTFSVWEFLNSPRFRNHLYASPGNSCGSKVLWPQCNVRDLHLWHEVYLGSWEANFSTDGGSGSCPGPPESSPSHMTKTRSYGDLINAADVYPSQFRRSSDPSINIDKKLVMSQENASAQQEVVVANGRPKMPHPTSDGGDADECYKDCTFKEVNGGGESTFKANGIAAASTTDGDYLRDHVINGDKTDCNGREDDVRDAMKNIRLDEETTPSHGPAAADADSDNELTEKSESRSENTICGEVGAAEVKSVDTSTDTLVSESHNFSSSPLEVNGFEKLQSPEGGGVDAVDGYKLCAQNLKFVNKTDASKNGTSPYYSRTSSSSGWDPGLPHRPWHQSHPYNLGDDGLIPVTSVAQERLWQIIQEHRRKEELLEKEVHTYRQALIKQLCHKCNNNDSEKIDDAGSVVESVYSGGEGQASAVESLRSDLSWEALEDNAIPTECTLWVPDHAVSRCTGCQTEFWVGKRKHHCRKCGRIFCASCSENSTPLPSEQLYNPVRVCTGCYSKLRRDCGEVPDQCKHTNGQPTNSNPQITASSN, encoded by the exons ATGCA AAGACCCGGAGGCGTCCCTGCGCCCTCACAGACTTCCACTTCAGAAATGGTGACTCCTGGTGCCCCCTTGCGGGACGACGAGACCGACCACGGCGCCTTCGCTAATCCTCCA agTATGGACACGACCGATCAGCCAAACTCCATATGCCACGTCCTGCCGATCCAGATGTACCAACTGCCCAGTTGCGACACGCCCCTGGAACTGCCCTTCAAGCTGTTAACGGGGGAGGCGGTCTGCCACCACGGGAAGACCGTCGACGGCCTCGTAGTACTCAGCAATTACCGTCTTTATCTCCAAAACGGCGACAATCACCATCACCTACCCTTAGGACTGGTCGAACTGGTGGAACATCGGGATCTGTTCTATCTACATATCGCCTGCAAGGACGCCAGGACCTATCG ATGCACCTTTGGCAACAACGAGACGTGCATGGAATGGTTCGACCGGATCGCAAAAGCTGCCGAGCCCCCACGCCAAATCGATCAGATTTTCGCGTTTTACCACTTCATCTGGGCCAAGGACAAGGGTGGCGATGAAGTCCAGGAGAGAATCACAAACTTAAGACAGTACACGTTCGACCAGAGACTGTTCAGGGATGAG ATGGAGCGACTGCAATTCGCCGGCGACTCCTGGAGGATCAGCGAGGCGAACAGGAACTACAAGCTGTGTCCCACCTACCCGCCCTACCTGATAGTCCCGTCTTGCATCAACGACGAGACGTTGGAGTGCGTCGCCAAGTTCAGGAGCTCGAGGAGGATCCCGGCGGTGGTGTGGAGGCACTCGGGGAACGGCGCTGTGATAGCGCGCTGCAGCCAGCCGGAAGTGGGCTGGTTGGGTTGGAGGTCCAGCGAAGACGAGGACCTGATCAAGGCCATCTCGGAAGCGTGCAACTTCGATCAGAGGAACGACAAGGAGACGATGCTGTCGCACTCGCCCGGTTCGCTCCATTCGGAGGACTCGCTCCAGATCGCGCCGTCCGGACTAGCAAACAAGGAGAAAAAGGTGTTGATCATGGACGCGAGGTCGTACACGACGGCGGTGGCGAATAGGGCGAGGGGGGGCGGTTGCGAGTGCCCCGAGTATTATCCGAACTGCGAGATACAGTTCATGAACCTGGCCAACATACATTCCATCCGGAAGAGTTTCAACGCCCTCAGGTTGCTCTGCACCTCTTCGGCCGACCAACCCAA TTGGTTCAGCCAGTTGGAAGGGACGCGCTGGTTGCAACACATGTCGGGGCTGATGAAGGCCGCCGTGACTTTGGTGAACGCCGTCGAGAGGGAGGCCAGGCCCGTGCTGGTGCACTGTTCCGACGGTTGGGACAGGACGCCCCAGATCGTGGCCCTCGCAGAGCTCCTGCTCGACCCCTTCTACAGGACGATCGAC GGCTTTCGCATTCTGATCGAGCGTGAATGGTTAGCTTTCGGCCACAAGTTCGCCGACAGGTGTGGCCACTCCAGCAACGACGACGCGAACGAACGATGTCCAGTCTTCTTGCAATGGTTGGATTGTGTCCATCAGCTTTTGCTCCAGTTCTCGTGCGCTTTTGAATTTTCACACTCTTATCTC GTAAAACTAGCTCAACACATCTATTCCAACCTGTACGGAACGTTTCTGTGTAACACTTTCCAAGAACGGATGAAAATCGTGAACGGCAAGACCTTCTCCGTGTGGGAGTTCCTGAACTCACCCCGCTTCAGGAACCACCTGTACGCCTCCCCCGGGAACAGCTGCGGGAGCAAG GTGCTGTGGCCCCAGTGTAACGTCCGCGACCTTCACCTCTGGCACGAGGTGTACCTCGGTTCTTGGGAGGCAAATTTTAGCACGGACGGCGGCTCCGGCTCGTGCCCCGGCCCGCCCGAGTCTTCCCCGTCGCACATGACCAAGACGCGGTCGTATGGCGACCTGATCAACGCCGCCGACGTCTACCCCAGCCAGTTCCGACGCAGCAGCGATCCCAGCATCAACATCGACAAGAAGCTGGTGATGTCTCAGGAAAACGCGTCGGCCCAGCAGGAGGTCGTGGTGGCGAACGGGCGGCCGAAAATGCCGCACCCGACCTCGGACGGCGGCGACGCCGACGAGTGTTACAAGGACTGCACGTTCAAGGAGGTGAACGGCGGCGGAGAGTCGACGTTCAAGGCGAACGGTATCGCCGCCGCCTCCACCACCGACGGTGATTACCTAAGAGACCATGTGATAAACGGTGATAAGACTGATTGTAACGGTCGCGAGGACGATGTACGCGACGCGATGAAGAACATTCGTCTGGACGAGGAGACGACGCCGTCCCACGGTCCCGCCGCCGCCGACGCGGACTCGGATAACGAACTGACGGAGAAGAGCGAGAGCAGGTCGGAGAACACGATCTGTGGGGAGGTCGGGGCGGCGGAGGTGAAGTCGGTGGACACCAGCACGGACACGCTGGTTTCAGAAAGTCACAATTTCAG TTCGTCACCCCTGGAGGTGAACGGTTTCGAGAAGCTCCAGAGTCCGGAAGGGGGCGGCGTCGACGCCGTGGACGGTTACAAGCTGTGcgctcaaaatttgaaattcgtCAACAAAACGGACGCGTCCAAGAACGGCACTTCCCCGTACTATTCGAGGACGTCGAGCAGCAGCGGTTGGGACCCGGGTCTGCCCCACAGACCCTGGCACCAGTCGCATCCGTACAACCTGGGAGACGACGGTTTGATACCTGTCACGTCAGTGGCACAAGAGAGGCTGTGGCAGATCATCCAGGAGCACAGG CGGAAGGAAGAACTCCTGGAGAAAGAGGTGCACACGTACAGACAAGCGCTGATCAAGCAACTCTGTCACAAGTGCAACAACAACGACAGCGAGAAGATCGACGATGCA GGTTCGGTGGTGGAGTCGGTGTACAGCGGCGGCGAGGGCCAGGCGTCCGCCGTCGAGTCCCTCCGGTCGGACCTGTCGTGGGAGGCCCTCGAGGACAACGCCATCCCGACGGAGTGCACGCTCTGGGTGCCGGACCACGCGGTCAGCCGGTGCACGGGCTGCCAGACCGAGTTTTGGGTCGGCAAGAGGAAACACCACTGCAG GAAATGCGGGCGGATTTTCTGCGCCAGCTGTTCGGAAAACAGCACGCCCCTCCCGTCCGAACAGTTGTACAACCCGGTGCGGGTCTGCACCGGATGCTACTCGAAGCTGAGAAGAGACTGCGGCGAAGTGCCGGACCAATGCAAGCACACCAACGGCCAGCCGACGAACAGCAACCCCCAGATAACGGCGTCCAGCAATTGA